Genomic DNA from Podospora pseudoanserina strain CBS 124.78 chromosome 4, whole genome shotgun sequence:
ACTGAGAACCCGGCCGGCCGTTTCCTCTCCATTGACATTGATGCGGAGACTTTCGGAGAACAGGATGATGCTCTCATTCGCAACATCGTCAAATCCGAGCTAGCCCTGCAGAATGAGGATGCCTCTGATGAAGAAGGTAGCAAGGACCGAGAGTTTGTCTGGCAGGACGGCTGTATGTGGGTGAGCCGGGTAGTCCCTGACACAGAGCTCGGCGTGTATATCGACCTAAGCAAAACACCTACGAGCAGAGGCTCTCGGATGGTTCCCATTGGCAGTCAAGGTCCTGTTCGTGCGGCATTCGAGACCCCCGGCATCCTTACTTCGCTATACTTCCGAGCCTATACAGAGCTCTTGCAGCCCATCCCAGCGGACTACGTTGACGTTCAAGTGGCAGCTGTGGGCGTGAACTGGAAGGATTTGGGCCTCACGTCAGGTCGATTTGACGCAACTGGCAGCAACCTGTCGTCAGAATACGCCGGCATTGTAACCAAGATCGGTGCCGCAGTGGATGGTCTGTCTGTTGGGGATCGTGTCTATGGTGTCGGCAGAGGCCAGTTTGGAAGCTACACGAGAGTTCCTGCCGCATTTGCACAAAAGCTCGAGCCAGGAGACATTCTCACCGAGATGGCTACGATGCCACTGGTGTACATGACAGCCATCTATGCCTTTGACTATGTGGCACGGCTTAGAAAAGGCCAGAAGGTGTTGCTACAGTCTGCCACAGGCGGGCTGGGCTTGGCGGCTATTCAGGTTGCGCGGGCTCGGGGTGCCGATGTATTCGCTACTGTTGGCACTGCTGAAAAGGTCTCGTTCCTTGTTCACACTGTGGGTATCCCGGCAGATCACATCTTTTCCTCTCGGGACCCTACGGCGCTATCCAATGCTGCCAAAGCAACAGGCAGGGGCGGCTTTGATGTCATTCTCAGTACGGTTGTCGGAGGAGGTTTCCTGTGCGAATCCCTTAAAGCGCTGGCTCCCATGGGACATCTTGTCGACGTTGGTCGGCTCGACGTACTTGAAGCCAAGGACATTGGCTTGGAGCACTTCCAGAGGAACGCCACTCTGACCTCGTTCGATCTTAATGTCCTCCTGGACAATGATCCAGAGCTTGGACGCGAGTTGATGCAGACAGTCAATGACCTTTATCGATGGAACGTTATTGCGCCGATTCGCCCCTTTGCCGTTCACGATGTGTCGGAGCTCGACCAAGTCTTGGTGGGCATGTCCAGGGGCACGCACATTGGAAAACTGGTGGTGTCATTTGAGAATCCAGCCTCTCTGATCAAGCTTGTCCAAGAGCCGCCAGCAGCGAAGTTCGACTCTGAGGCACGCTATGTTGTCACTGGAGGTCTGGGCGGGCTTGGCCGAGCCATTATCAAGTGGATGGTCAGTCGTGGCGCTCGTGACTTTGTGGTACTTTCTAGGCGTGGTATCAACACCCCTGCTGCAAAATTGCTGGTAAAGGATCTTGAGTCGCAAGGCGTTCGTGTCGAGCCAGCGGTCTGTGATGTGAGCAAGCGAGAGAATGTCATGAAAGCGGTCCGCAACGCTGCATCGGGCGACCGGCCTGTCAAAGGAGTGATCCATGCAGCCATGTCATTGACAGATCTCTCGTTCGACAAGCTGACCATTGATCAATGGCGAGATGGGTTTGCTGCAAAGGCTTTGGGTACCCTCAACCTGCACGAAGCCACTCTTTCATTACCTTTGGACTTTTTCGTCATGATCACGTCGACCGAGTCCATCTGGGCACCACCAACTCAAGCGGCATACATCGCTGCAAACAGCTTTCAGGACTATTTTGCCCGCTACCGTCGACGACTCGGCCTTCCCGCGTCCACAGTATCGTATGGCTTGGTGGCTGATGTCAAGTCGGACTTCCTTCACAACTCGGTTGGCACAGATGACATGTACGTACGTAACAAGACCATGACAATCACAGAGCATCAGGTCCTCGCCCAGCTGGAGCCGGCCTTCTTGCCTGCGGAGACAACTTGCTGGGTTGGGCAGGATCAGGACCCGTTGTCGGAGGCCAATATCTTGACATGTCTCGATCCGGTCGGGTTGGCTGAATTGGCGTCGATGAACGATCATATCCCACGCTGGTATCGCGATGGGCGCGTGTCGGTTATCATGCGGGCAATGAAGGACGCGCAACGACAAGCGAGCGGGGCAGATGCGGCTCAGGATGGCGCTGGCGGAGCAGGCAAGTCGGCCGTGGCCCGACTGCGGTCGTCATTCTCGGAGGGGATCaagggaggagctggcgccCGGGCCAATACGGTCGCGCTCGTGACCGAAGGCGTGATACAGACTGTTGCTGGGATGTTGTTTATCGATGCGTCAGCAGTGGACCCTGCCAAGAGTATTGCCGAGCATGGCGTTGACAGCCTCATTGCGGCTGAACTGCGGAGCTGGTTCCACCAGGCGTTGAAGACGAACCTCAAGATGGGGGAACTGCTGGACGCACAGACGAGTATCAAGACACTGGCTGAGAATATTGTAGATGCGGCGTTGAAGGAGTAGGTTGAGCATTCATGTCATTACTTTTCGCAGCGTTAGATAGACAGATGAAGTCGTTGAAGCAACTCCTGATGCAACTCCTGATACGACCCTGATGCGATTCCAAATGCGAACTCCTAACCTGCTTCCAATGCTCAGGCGGTAGCCATCAGAGACTGTCGTGATAAGCACTGCGGTAGGTTCACGTGTTCATCCCAAGCTCGGGCACTCGCAGAACTGGCGTCGGCCGAAGTTGCTCGGGTGCTCCCGTGCCAAGGCCGGTGATCGACAGGCTTATCCCTCCGCACTTGATCCGAGGCGGGGTGACGCCAAGACCCTAACACTAATACGGCTTATCCCCGGTAAGTCCGGCAATGCTATCATAAACCATAacgtccaccaccatcgagaGCAACGCTGCTTTTCATCTTGACACATCCTGCAAACTTCTCAACAAGAAACGCAATTGCGATATCTCCAAAATGGCCGGTTCATATGACGCTGCGACTTACTTGCTCGACAAGGAAAACATCCGCGACACTGTCATCCGCATGGTGAGTTGCCAGTGGGTACTCTTTGTCCGGGCAGTGGGAGTTGCTGATGTTCCTTCCCGCAACAGATGTTCGCCTTTGACGACGCCGCCACTGAAACATTGATCAATGATGTTTATGCGCCTGTCATCGAGCTCAGCTACGACAAGCTGTTGCTCGGTGATGAGTTTCATCAGAAGAAGATCTCCAGTGAGGAGTGGGCTAAAAGTCTGGAGCATATGCATGACAAGTTTGATACGACGGAGCATATTATTCAGTGAGTTTTTCCCATCGCCAAGCATAGATGAAGCTGATGATTCCCTCGCAGGAACGTTTTGATTGAGCTGCCGCAgccggggggtggggtgcAGAGGCCAAAAAATGTCAAGGCGAGGGCTATCGCTCATGGGATCTTCTACAAgagagatgggggggaggggaggccgaGTGTTATGGCTTTGAGGAATGGGGTGAGTCAGTTTCTGTCAGTGTTGAGGTTGCTTGAGTTCGTTGGGTGGCTGACTTTGTGACACGGTAGGGCTCGTacaagctggagctggtcaGGATTaaggagacggaggagaagggggagaatcCGTGGCGGATTAGTGGGTTGGATGTCACGCTTGACTGGCAGGATATGCCTAGTTCGTGAGAGCCAAATCAATCGCTGTCCCTTTAGCCAGCCTCGGCATCTTCTACCTGTGTCTAAAGTACTTTCCGTGGAAAGAAAATACTTggctggatgatgaggtcCGTGTTTGTTTGAGAGAAATGCTAGAGGTACACGACCTTTTCTTTCGAGACGTGAATTACCCACAGTCTGGTTGGGGTtaggggaaggaagggggtaGGAATAGGGATAGAGTATATCATCTGGTGAATATCGGGCCTTGCGATGGGTTAGCGTTAAAGCCGCGATGGTTCTCAGGGGGCGATGCGTGTTTGAAAAGGGGTAACACTAGACTTTCTCCTGTGCTCCAGCCCCGAAACGGACTCCTGCTACCTATGTAGACCGTGCCTCCGTCTACCTAGCTCTCCAATGGAACTATGGGGTTGTAATATGCAAACTTATTGAGGGGATCGTACTGTGCCTTGAGGGCACGTAGCTTCTCCAACCGCCACGGTTCATAGCCGTACATGGACTCCAGCGACTCGTGGCCCGCAGCATAGTTGACGTATGTCGTGGGCTTCCGCCATTCACCTTCGCCTGCGTTCCACAGATCCTCCGTTTCCCGAGCCCACTGGAAGGCAAAGTCCTCCAGGCCCGAGTTTGGTGGAGGCATGGCGTCGAAGTACCTGCGGTGAAATGTCAATACTGTGGTACAGCGGCAGGAACTGTTTCACTCACATCAGAAGATTATCGTCACGCAGTGGAAAAGCAGAGCCCTCCGGCTTGCCCCTCAGAACACCCTCAACGGCATAGCCTTCATGGACTAGCTTGGTGCCTGACAGCAACGGCTCCTTGGAGACCTTCTTGTTGTACAGGTCATAGAGCTGCCGCTGTACAGTGACGTTGTAGACTTGGAGGCCGGCTGTGCCTGTGATATGGACCTTGCTCGGCGCGCACAGATCTGATTCCAGTCCGCTGATCAAGATGTCTGAGATGGAGGTGAATGGCACATCGCCTTCATCCACCGCCACGGGGCCGAGGGCATCGAACGATGACAGATCCGCTGCGGCATCCTCTTTGGAGCCTCCGTAGATGAATGTCCAGAATATTGTGGCCTGAAGAACTGTTAGTGGTAGGCGGCGGTACCTGTGCTGGCCATTATCTCACCTCAGTAGTGCTCACGCTCGGCTCCATGGTGTAAACACCAAACGCCCCTCCCCACGTCGGCGAAAGGCTACCATTTGCATGGAACTTATTCAGCTCCTCGAAGAGCGGCTCAACGTGTTTTCCTGTGAAGACGTAGTTCCTGTAGTAGTAAGACGGGACCGTGACCGGGTAAATCTTCATATCAAAACTGGTGACAATGCCAAAGTTGTGGCCGGCGCCTCTCATCGCCCACCACAAGTCGGGATAGGATGTTTCGCTAACCGTGATGGCTGTTCCATTGGCGAGCACAACGttcaggccgatcaggttGTCGGCTATGAGGCCATGGACGCCCTGCTGCACACCGTGACCGCCTCCCAATGCTGGTCCGACCATGCCGACGCAGGAGCAACTTCCAGTTgctgagaggaggaggaacattGTTAATTTCTAAATAGTCGTTGATTATCAAGGCTAGAAACTCACTTGTAACATAGCCCTCCTTCCAAAGGACGTCAATCGTCTCATAATTCCGTGCCCCAGCCTGGAGCTTAGCCGTCATCGCATCCTTGTTGATGGAGATGTCTGTCAGACTTCTCACGTCGATCTGGATGCCGTTGAACCTTCCAACAGTTGACGTTAATGAGTGCCCGCGATTGACAACAAAGAAGTTGATACCATGCTCATTTGCATATTTCACCTAGTTCAAACTGTTGGTTTTCTCGCTCTGAGTGGATAGGCAGGGACCGCTTACAATCGTCGGGATATCGTCCTCTACCCCGGGTTGAACAACAACCTGCACCTGCGGCACCGCGAAATCTTGATATCGCTCGGTAGCGTCCGGCCAACGGGAGTCGTCTGGCCCAAAAATACTGGCATTCTTGGAAAGCGAAGGGCCGAGCCCTTGCTGAACAGACTCAGACGGCAAGGGGCTCTGTCTTGGAACTGGCATCTGAGCGTAGTCCTTTGGGTTGGTATACGCCGCAGCGAGGGcttgggtgagggtgatgccCAGTGCAACAAAACAATAGAGCGACGGCATCGTTGTGAAGATACAATGCTTGGGCAGATTAGGAGAAGTCTATGGGGGTCCAGAAGTGAACGGGCTGATCAAGATGGTGAGATGCATGTAGATGTAGTTACCGACAGATGGATTCACGACTTTCAGATCCCGCCGTGGCGGCGGTGTGCGGAACACCGGAAGTGGCCATGGTAGTATTATCCATCGCAGAAGATCGGGTTTGGATTGGGCGTGTTGTTGGTATGGTACGATTTCGCCCCGAAATATCTCGGCTTTCAACCGAGTAATCACCAACCAGCTTCTGTTGGTAACGTCAAAGTCTTGGAACGTTCTTAACTCCACCTAGCTCCGACCAGCTGGCCCAGATTCTTCAAAGTGTCATAGGAAAATGTCAAGGTGATTGTTATTTGAAAGTGAAATTGCAACATATTCGTTACCAGAGAGGTGGCAAAGAAGATACAAATAATGTCAGAAATGCCCAATGAAGTGAATTGAGAAAGTTGTTCTAAAGGGATTGCCGGTACTTGAAAGTTGGTAGATTAGAAATCGATGACTTTCGATGTGGGATGGCTTCCTTTTGTAGAAACCTTGGTTAGTAATGAAGCTTTTCCACAATTGTTGTTTGGTCGGCGGCCCAGGTAACAGCACATATAAAACCAAGATCCGGAATGGCGGAGAAACGCACAATGCTGTTATGAGGTATGATGTCAAGATCATAGTAGGTATTCATATGTCCTACTTGAGCAAAACTTCAATTCTCCCAAACAGAAGGCCAACGCCCCTATCCAATCTACCAGGAATTCACCTTCCGCAACCTGACATAAACCTTCTGCGGCTGTCTCGAAATTCCATCAAACCCAGCATAACCTCCCAAAGCCTCTGGAATCTCCAACAACTCAAAAttccaaaccaccaacgCCATAATCGTTCTAATCTCCAGATGcgccagcttcctcccccagcaTTGTCTGATACCCATGCCGAATCCCAGCTGCGGTCCCGCGCCTGCATCAAACTCCacactcccatcctccttggTGACAAGCCAGCGCTCAGGCTCAAACAGCTTCAGATCCTTGGACTCATCCCAATGAGGCCGTCTCTTCGCCGCCTTGGACGTCGGGCTACGAGCATTCTCGTTTACAGGCAGCGAAGGGGAGAGGTATCCAGGTCCGGCATTGACCATAAAGACCTGGCATCCTTTAGGGATCTTGTAGCCCAGGATTTCGGTGTCTTCCGTAGCCTCTCTTGTCATGCTGAATGGTGTCAGGCGCAGCGTCTCCTCGATGACCGCCTCAAGGTAAGGAATTCTCGCTCGGCGAAGTTCTTCAAAGGTGGGGAAGCGTTTTTCTGCAACAGCCTCTGGAAGAGCAGAGTACAGTGCATCGCGGAGTTTAGCCTGGGCTTCGGGGTAGCCAGTCAAATACTTGGTAACCCACCCCATTGATCCCCCTGTGGTATGATGACCGGCGATCATGTCTGCAAAAATCTAGCAGAGGATTTTCGTTAGCACAACCTGCTTTTTGGCTACTTGCTGCGGCCACGCTCACCTCATCGACCATGATGTGACTGTTCAACAGAGGCTCACGCCCTTGTTTCTCAGCTGCAATCTTCTCCCGCATCAGATGGTGCTCCAGAGCTGTCTTGACCTCGCCCGCTTCAAAATTCCGAATCGCCACGTCGAGCTGCTTGGGGACGACTTGTTCCTTTTGTGAGAAGATCTTCCGGAACCATGGCTGTTggctccaccaccagaaacTGAGTTTGGGCGCCCAGGCAATTGTGGTCTTTTCCAAGACATCAGGTGCGTGATGGACAGCGGCGAGGAATGGCGAGATTGGAGTCTCAGGAAAGACCACAGGCTCGTCCTTGCTGGCTGGGGGGATTTGCGAGGACCTCATGTTGGATATCGTCTCCAACTGAGGGTCCGTTGCCGAGTCTGGAATATTTCCGCCGAAAGCGTAGTGTACCATGGTGTCGAGGGCAGCGTGGTAGTAATCCGACCGCACAGAAAACGGTCTCCCGTCGGCAAGCTTCATCTTTGCCTCGAAAAGCTTGACGAGCTTCAACCCCTCGCTGTGAAGAAAAGGGCCCATGAAGCTGTTCAGGAAGTTTGGTGCCATCAAGTCTTGCTTgaggtggcggcgggctCGGAAGGTGGGGTCGTTGGTCTTGTACCTCGCATTCCAATCACCCAAAGCGAGGAGCCCGTCGATCAAGAACTGAGGCTTCTCAAACTCGGTGCGGCGCATCAAAATGTCCTGAGCTTCGTGGAAATCGCCCACCAGGATCCATGGCTTGGAAAACGGACGGATGAAGACTTGGCAGATGGGTTCACCCATTCGTTCGACCTGATGGGCTAGCCACATGCTAAACTCTCCCGTGACGCTGATTTCCCTGCTCATGGCAGGTGCGTCACCGAACAACGACTTTGTAGCTTCCGTGTTGAACGGAATGCCGGGGAGCGGTTTGGGAAGCAGCCACTGGTACAGCAAATAAGAACCAAGGACTGTGAGCGAAACAGTCAGCCAGAGTGTGGCTGTTGGCGACAGGAAGCTAGTAAGCGTCGTATAGATGTTCAGAAGAGCCATATTGTGGGAGTTTGCACTGAAGGCACTGTTAGGGGACGGTTGTGTTGAGCCTAATACAAATGCTTCCATACGCAATGGGGAAAGATGAGCAGAAGTCTCAACCCATGATGGCAGCAATGAAGGTGGTTTCCCGCCAGGCTCGGCGTCAGCACCAATGGCCCCCACCGGGACCGGAAACCATGCTACGTCGGCCGATTCATTTCTGTGTTACAACCAGCTTTGCCTGAGCGGGCCCGCTCGAAAAGGCTGAGGCCGGGGCACGCACGAGAGTGAGTTTGAGGGTCAGTCTGAGCCGAGAAATGTCGGCCGATATCT
This window encodes:
- a CDS encoding hypothetical protein (antiSMASH:Cluster_3; COG:S; EggNog:ENOG503PEIZ) → MAGSYDAATYLLDKENIRDTVIRMMFAFDDAATETLINDVYAPVIELSYDKLLLGDEFHQKKISSEEWAKSLEHMHDKFDTTEHIIQNVLIELPQPGGGVQRPKNVKARAIAHGIFYKRDGGEGRPSVMALRNGVSQFLARTSWSWSGLRRRRRRGRIRGGLVGWMSRLTGRICLVRESQINRCPFSQPRHLLPVSKVLSVERKYLAG
- a CDS encoding hypothetical protein (CAZy:AA7; antiSMASH:Cluster_3; SMCOG1138:FAD linked oxidase domain protein; COG:C; EggNog:ENOG503NXRX), which translates into the protein MPSLYCFVALGITLTQALAAAYTNPKDYAQMPVPRQSPLPSESVQQGLGPSLSKNASIFGPDDSRWPDATERYQDFAVPQVQVVVQPGVEDDIPTIVKYANEHGINFFVVNRGHSLTSTVGRFNGIQIDVRSLTDISINKDAMTAKLQAGARNYETIDVLWKEGYVTTTGSCSCVGMVGPALGGGHGVQQGVHGLIADNLIGLNVVLANGTAITVSETSYPDLWWAMRGAGHNFGIVTSFDMKIYPVTVPSYYYRNYVFTGKHVEPLFEELNKFHANGSLSPTWGGAFGVYTMEPSVSTTEATIFWTFIYGGSKEDAAADLSSFDALGPVAVDEGDVPFTSISDILISGLESDLCAPSKVHITGTAGLQVYNVTVQRQLYDLYNKKVSKEPLLSGTKLVHEGYAVEGVLRGKPEGSAFPLRDDNLLMYFDAMPPPNSGLEDFAFQWARETEDLWNAGEGEWRKPTTYVNYAAGHESLESMYGYEPWRLEKLRALKAQYDPLNKFAYYNPIVPLES
- a CDS encoding hypothetical protein (EggNog:ENOG503P196; antiSMASH:Cluster_3; SMCOG1034:cytochrome P450; COG:Q) is translated as MEAFVLGSTQPSPNSAFSANSHNMALLNIYTTLTSFLSPTATLWLTVSLTVLGSYLLYQWLLPKPLPGIPFNTEATKSLFGDAPAMSREISVTGEFSMWLAHQVERMGEPICQVFIRPFSKPWILVGDFHEAQDILMRRTEFEKPQFLIDGLLALGDWNARYKTNDPTFRARRHLKQDLMAPNFLNSFMGPFLHSEGLKLVKLFEAKMKLADGRPFSVRSDYYHAALDTMVHYAFGGNIPDSATDPQLETISNMRSSQIPPASKDEPVVFPETPISPFLAAVHHAPDVLEKTTIAWAPKLSFWWWSQQPWFRKIFSQKEQVVPKQLDVAIRNFEAGEVKTALEHHLMREKIAAEKQGREPLLNSHIMVDEIFADMIAGHHTTGGSMGWVTKYLTGYPEAQAKLRDALYSALPEAVAEKRFPTFEELRRARIPYLEAVIEETLRLTPFSMTREATEDTEILGYKIPKGCQVFMVNAGPGYLSPSLPVNENARSPTSKAAKRRPHWDESKDLKLFEPERWLVTKEDGSVEFDAGAGPQLGFGMGIRQCWGRKLAHLEIRTIMALVVWNFELLEIPEALGGYAGFDGISRQPQKVYVRLRKVNSW